In Rattus norvegicus strain BN/NHsdMcwi chromosome 3, GRCr8, whole genome shotgun sequence, a genomic segment contains:
- the Cd59b gene encoding CD59 glycoprotein precursor — protein MRARRGFILLLLLAVLCSTGVSLRCYNCLDPVSSCKTNSTCSPNLDACLVAVSGKQVYQQCWRFSDCNAKFILSRLEIANVQYRCCQADLCNKSFEDKPNNGAISLLGKTALLVTSVLAAILKPCF, from the exons ATGAGAGCTCGGAGGGGATTCATCTTACTCCTGCTTCTGGCTGTCCTCTGTTCCACAG GTGTTAGCCTCAGATGCTACAACTGTTTAGACCCGGTTTCTTCATGCAAAACAAACAGCACTTGCTCTCCTAACCTGGATGCTTGTCTTGTTGCTGTATCCG GAAAGCAAGTCTATCAACAGTGTTGGAGATTTTCGGATTGTAATGCCAAGTTCATTTTGAGCCGACTAGAAATCGCAAACGTACAATACAGATGCTGCCAGGCGGACTTGTGTAACAAAAGCTTCGAAGACAAGCCAAACAATGGGGCAATCTCCCTATTGGGGAAGACAGCGTTGCTGGTGACCTCGGTTCTGGCGGCCATTTTGAAGCCTTGTTTCTAA
- the Cd59b gene encoding CD59 glycoprotein isoform X2: MRARRGFILLLLLAVLCSTGVSLRCYNCLDPVSSCKTNSTCSPNLDACLVAVSGPAVLDLKDQRLHALQHSINGLDVGVGQFKALDLCLSELESKSINSVGDFRIVMPSSF; the protein is encoded by the exons ATGAGAGCTCGGAGGGGATTCATCTTACTCCTGCTTCTGGCTGTCCTCTGTTCCACAG GTGTTAGCCTCAGATGCTACAACTGTTTAGACCCGGTTTCTTCATGCAAAACAAACAGCACTTGCTCTCCTAACCTGGATGCTTGTCTTGTTGCTGTATCCG GTCCTGCAGTTTTGGATCTGAAGGACCAGCgccttcatgcactccagcatTCCATCAATGGATTGGATGTTGGGGTGGGTCAGTTCAAAGCCCTGGACCTGTGCCTATCTGAGCTG GAAAGCAAGTCTATCAACAGTGTTGGAGATTTTCGGATTGTAATGCCAAGTTCATTTTGA